From Nitratidesulfovibrio vulgaris str. Hildenborough, a single genomic window includes:
- a CDS encoding HD domain-containing phosphohydrolase: MRYDILLVEDEAVVACDVRHRLERLGYAPARLATNGAEALRMFNERTPDVVLMDIVLDGPMDGIELAGHIRAEAHTPIIYLTGHAAPDILHRAKITEPFGYILKPFEDRELHICIEMAIYKSRVDNDLRAKERWFASTLRSIPDAVVTVDGAGRITYCNDSAERLTHQPRAELLGARFGQSIPLCDALRTDYTDPAALVAPGYGPLHFSDAATLGTPSGSVPVEIRISPLHDANGTDAGAVLVMRDVTERRRAEETLHATLDDLQRAFRQTVSALAATSEKRDPYTAGHQARVAQLACALASRLDLGAHAIEGVRVAAMLHDIGKIHIPSEILAKPTRLSDLEMSIMRMHSEVGHDILREISFPWPVADIVLQHHERLDGSGYPHGLAGDAILPAARIIAVADVVEAMSSHRPYRPARGLGLAFDEIMSGRGARYDAAVVDACQSLFAEGFTFDQPNG, from the coding sequence AGAGGCCCTGCGCATGTTCAACGAGAGGACGCCCGATGTCGTTCTCATGGACATCGTTCTCGACGGCCCCATGGACGGCATCGAACTGGCCGGACACATCCGGGCCGAGGCCCACACCCCCATCATCTACCTGACCGGTCACGCCGCCCCGGACATCCTGCACCGGGCCAAGATCACAGAACCTTTCGGCTACATCCTCAAGCCGTTCGAAGACAGGGAACTGCACATCTGCATCGAGATGGCCATCTACAAGAGCAGGGTCGACAACGACCTGCGCGCCAAGGAACGCTGGTTCGCCAGCACCCTGCGCTCCATCCCGGACGCCGTGGTGACCGTCGACGGCGCAGGGCGCATCACCTACTGCAACGATTCGGCCGAACGGCTCACCCACCAGCCCCGCGCAGAACTCCTGGGCGCCAGATTCGGCCAGTCGATACCCCTTTGTGACGCCCTGCGCACGGACTATACCGACCCTGCAGCGCTGGTGGCGCCGGGTTACGGCCCGCTGCACTTCTCGGACGCGGCAACGCTCGGTACGCCTTCCGGAAGTGTTCCCGTTGAAATACGCATCTCCCCGCTGCATGACGCCAATGGAACCGATGCCGGGGCCGTGCTCGTCATGCGGGACGTGACGGAACGCCGACGAGCGGAAGAGACTCTGCACGCGACACTTGACGACCTGCAACGGGCCTTCCGCCAGACGGTATCCGCACTGGCTGCCACCTCGGAGAAGCGCGACCCCTATACCGCGGGGCATCAGGCACGAGTGGCGCAGCTGGCCTGTGCGCTGGCTTCACGGCTCGACCTCGGCGCACACGCCATCGAAGGCGTGCGTGTGGCCGCCATGCTCCATGACATCGGCAAAATCCATATCCCGTCAGAGATTCTGGCCAAACCGACGCGCCTTTCAGACCTCGAGATGAGCATCATGCGCATGCACAGCGAGGTGGGACACGACATCCTGCGCGAAATATCCTTTCCGTGGCCCGTGGCCGACATCGTGCTGCAACACCACGAACGGCTCGACGGTTCCGGCTACCCGCACGGGCTCGCAGGCGACGCCATCCTTCCGGCCGCCCGCATCATCGCCGTCGCGGACGTGGTCGAGGCCATGTCGTCGCACCGCCCCTACCGCCCCGCGCGCGGGTTGGGGCTCGCCTTCGACGAAATCATGTCCGGTCGCGGCGCGCGTTACGATGCCGCCGTGGTCGACGCCTGCCAGTCCCTCTTCGCCGAGGGCTTCACCTTCGACCAGCCCAACGGATAG
- a CDS encoding sigma-54-dependent transcriptional regulator, producing the protein MPARILIIDDEDDIRFSLRGILEDEGHEVTEAPDGEAGLRTLASDTPDVVFLDIWMPGMDGLTVLEHIHAAAPSLPVIMISGHGTIETAVAAIKKGAHDFIEKPLSLEKVVIAAERALEMRELRRENQALRSSLGAGSKADELIGESAPMRRIREQIARVAPTDAWVLITGENGTGKELAARAVHAGSQRATRPLVAVNCAAIPEELIESELFGHEKGAFTGAESARTGKFEMAHRGTLFLDEIGDMSLKTQAKILRILQEQSFEKVGGTRTIRVDVRVVAATNKNLEEQIAQGTFREDLYYRLRVFPLSLPALRERGDDILRLLDAFMLRLCRDHAFAPLTFTDDAQDVLLRYRWPGNVRELRNFVERMLILHAGESVDVEDLPPECLRDLSPSSDSATGTAAQSATATCGTGVDGILDFKAARNAFETRFLAEQLQECGGNVSRLAERIGLERSHLHRKLKGYGIIAGDQ; encoded by the coding sequence ATGCCCGCCCGCATCCTCATCATCGACGACGAAGACGACATCCGCTTCTCCCTGCGCGGCATCCTCGAAGACGAGGGGCACGAGGTGACGGAAGCCCCCGACGGAGAGGCCGGACTGCGCACCCTCGCCTCCGACACCCCCGACGTGGTCTTCCTCGACATCTGGATGCCCGGCATGGACGGCCTCACCGTGCTGGAGCACATACATGCCGCGGCCCCTTCGCTTCCGGTCATCATGATATCAGGGCACGGAACCATCGAAACCGCCGTCGCCGCCATCAAGAAGGGTGCGCACGACTTCATCGAGAAACCCCTCTCACTGGAGAAGGTGGTCATCGCCGCCGAACGCGCCCTCGAAATGCGCGAGTTGCGGCGCGAGAATCAGGCACTGCGCAGTTCACTGGGCGCAGGCAGCAAGGCGGACGAACTCATCGGCGAATCGGCCCCCATGCGACGCATCCGCGAACAGATTGCCCGCGTCGCCCCCACGGATGCGTGGGTGCTCATCACCGGTGAGAACGGCACAGGCAAGGAACTTGCCGCCCGCGCCGTACACGCCGGCAGTCAACGCGCCACGAGACCGCTGGTGGCGGTGAATTGCGCCGCCATTCCCGAAGAACTCATCGAGAGTGAACTGTTCGGCCATGAGAAAGGGGCCTTCACCGGTGCGGAAAGCGCCCGCACCGGCAAATTCGAGATGGCCCACAGGGGAACGCTGTTCCTCGACGAAATCGGCGACATGAGCCTCAAGACACAGGCCAAGATTCTGCGCATCCTGCAGGAACAGAGCTTCGAGAAGGTCGGGGGCACGCGCACCATCCGTGTCGATGTCCGGGTCGTGGCAGCCACCAACAAGAATCTCGAAGAGCAGATAGCGCAGGGTACGTTCCGCGAAGACCTCTACTACCGCCTGCGTGTCTTTCCACTTTCGCTGCCCGCCCTCCGCGAACGGGGCGACGACATCCTCCGGCTTCTGGACGCCTTCATGCTTCGCCTGTGCCGTGACCACGCCTTCGCCCCCCTGACCTTCACGGACGATGCGCAGGACGTGCTGCTACGATACCGCTGGCCCGGCAACGTGCGCGAACTGCGCAATTTCGTGGAGCGGATGCTCATCCTGCACGCCGGGGAATCGGTGGATGTGGAAGACCTGCCCCCCGAATGCCTGCGCGACCTGTCACCCTCGTCAGACAGCGCGACGGGCACGGCAGCGCAATCGGCTACCGCGACCTGCGGCACGGGTGTCGACGGCATCCTCGACTTCAAGGCCGCCCGCAACGCCTTCGAGACACGCTTCCTTGCCGAGCAGTTACAGGAGTGCGGCGGTAACGTGAGCCGCCTTGCCGAACGCATCGGCTTGGAACGCAGCCACCTCCACCGCAAGCTCAAGGGATACGGCATCATAGCCGGCGACCAGTAG
- the gpmA gene encoding 2,3-diphosphoglycerate-dependent phosphoglycerate mutase, whose amino-acid sequence MARLILLRHGQSAWNLENRFTGWTDVDLSPAGEAEALAAARLIRDEGLDFSVCHTSMLTRAIRTLHLVQQELDRLWTPVRKHWRLNERHYGALQGLDKRETAARHGEDQVFVWRRSYDVPPPVIAPDDPKHPVHDPRYADVPPDVLPCGESLEATVARVLPYWYDAIAPDLMAGRDVLVAAHGNSLRALVMHLDGLDREDVSRLDIPTGLPRLYELDAALRPVSYRYLGDPAEAEERARAVAAQGRLEKN is encoded by the coding sequence ATGGCGCGGCTCATCCTTCTCAGACACGGGCAGAGTGCATGGAACCTTGAAAACCGCTTCACCGGGTGGACGGACGTAGACCTCTCCCCGGCAGGCGAAGCCGAGGCACTGGCCGCGGCACGGCTCATCCGGGATGAAGGGCTCGACTTCTCCGTGTGCCACACCTCCATGCTGACCCGTGCCATACGCACGCTGCATCTTGTACAGCAAGAACTGGACAGGCTCTGGACGCCCGTACGCAAGCACTGGCGTCTCAATGAACGGCACTACGGGGCCCTGCAGGGGCTGGACAAACGCGAGACCGCGGCACGACACGGCGAAGACCAGGTCTTCGTCTGGCGGCGCAGCTACGATGTGCCGCCGCCCGTCATCGCCCCCGACGACCCGAAGCACCCCGTCCACGACCCCCGCTACGCCGATGTGCCCCCTGATGTCCTTCCCTGTGGCGAAAGCCTTGAAGCGACCGTGGCGCGGGTACTCCCCTACTGGTACGACGCCATCGCCCCCGACCTCATGGCGGGGCGCGATGTGCTGGTGGCGGCCCACGGCAACAGCCTGCGCGCCCTTGTCATGCATCTTGACGGGCTTGACCGCGAGGATGTTTCACGCCTCGACATCCCCACCGGGCTGCCCCGCCTGTACGAACTGGATGCCGCACTGCGCCCCGTGTCGTACCGCTATCTGGGAGACCCGGCAGAGGCTGAGGAACGGGCACGCGCCGTAGCCGCGCAGGGGCGGCTCGAAAAGAACTGA
- a CDS encoding response regulator yields MASDINAKLRQKQYEAAVLEFAGDRKGYFVVASDDPQFASLLRQTLTKHLAIPGDAMSTVANPDHILRELKNVTMRRKTVLLFLERILEGRDTNLLVRQLKSAYPDLKIIVITGETERNRLVLLHEVGADNFITKPVSMNTLIEKMAFTIKPLGKLGQLIDQAREFVHQNLPEQGIKLCRQILELKPGSAAGYLVMGEAYQHLGKLDKARECYEEASRNAELYLEPLRRLADIHGEMGEPTEQLRYLERLDQLSPLNVERKVDMGAIHLELGNQEKADELFDTAVQQATREALSYIADISGRIAGIYNGRDPQRAEHFLRRALDAKGDMLDASDLDTFNRLGIALRRQGKWQEALTEYHKALRVAPEDENLFYNMGMACAEGRDFREARANMLKALTINPELPRRDPVMAYNIGLVFMRAGGREYAERCLNIALELDPGFTKAREALERLG; encoded by the coding sequence ATGGCATCGGATATCAACGCCAAGCTGCGGCAGAAGCAGTATGAGGCCGCCGTGCTCGAATTTGCGGGCGACAGGAAGGGCTATTTCGTAGTCGCCAGCGACGACCCGCAATTCGCCAGCCTGCTGCGTCAGACACTGACCAAGCATCTGGCCATCCCCGGTGACGCCATGAGCACCGTCGCCAACCCAGACCACATCCTGCGCGAACTCAAGAACGTGACCATGCGCCGCAAGACGGTGCTGCTGTTCCTCGAACGCATCCTCGAAGGGCGCGACACCAATCTTCTGGTACGACAGCTGAAGAGCGCCTACCCCGACCTCAAGATCATCGTCATCACCGGAGAGACCGAGAGAAACCGGCTTGTGCTGCTGCATGAGGTGGGGGCCGACAATTTCATCACCAAGCCGGTCTCGATGAACACCCTCATCGAGAAGATGGCCTTCACCATAAAGCCCCTCGGCAAACTGGGGCAGCTCATCGACCAGGCGCGCGAGTTCGTGCACCAGAACCTCCCCGAACAGGGCATCAAGCTGTGCCGTCAGATACTCGAACTCAAGCCGGGCAGTGCGGCGGGATATCTGGTCATGGGCGAGGCGTACCAGCACCTCGGCAAACTGGACAAGGCACGCGAATGCTACGAAGAGGCCAGCCGCAATGCCGAGTTGTATCTCGAACCGCTTCGCCGGCTGGCAGACATCCATGGCGAGATGGGCGAACCCACCGAACAGTTGCGCTACCTTGAACGACTCGACCAGCTTTCTCCGCTCAACGTGGAGCGCAAAGTAGACATGGGCGCCATCCACCTTGAACTGGGCAATCAGGAGAAGGCCGACGAACTGTTCGACACGGCCGTGCAGCAGGCCACCCGTGAGGCCCTGAGTTACATAGCGGACATATCCGGACGCATCGCAGGCATCTACAACGGGCGCGACCCGCAACGGGCCGAGCATTTCCTGCGCCGTGCCCTCGACGCCAAGGGCGACATGCTCGACGCCTCCGACCTCGACACCTTCAACCGTCTCGGCATCGCCCTGCGGCGGCAGGGGAAGTGGCAGGAGGCCCTCACCGAATACCACAAGGCCCTGCGCGTGGCACCGGAGGACGAGAACCTCTTCTACAACATGGGCATGGCCTGTGCCGAAGGACGCGACTTCCGCGAAGCACGCGCCAACATGCTGAAAGCACTCACCATCAATCCAGAGCTACCCCGCCGCGACCCGGTCATGGCCTACAACATCGGTCTCGTCTTCATGCGGGCAGGGGGGCGTGAGTATGCCGAACGCTGCCTGAACATCGCCCTTGAACTCGACCCGGGCTTCACCAAGGCCCGAGAGGCCCTCGAACGACTCGGGTAG